The DNA sequence CCACTCCCGCAGATACACCAGCAGCGGAGCCGCGTCGCGGCCGTGAAAGGTGAACGGCAGCAAGACCGCCATTTCGTCGCCATGCGGCACCGGCAGCTTCCAGGTACTTTCGCTGCCGGGGGCGGCGATCCGAGCGGCCTTGCAGGCCGGCCACAGAGAAGACAGCAGCACGACCGCCATCATCGCCACTTGCGTCCAGACCGCCGCCGCGCTGGAGAAATTCAGGTTGATGCCTGGAATCAGGTCGAACCGGGCGGCCACGGTGCCCAGTCCCTGGCCGAGAACAAAACCACCTACCACGCCGATCGTGCCGTACGCTGCGGCCTCGGCTACGAACAGGGCCCCGACATGCAGCGGAGCCAGCCCGACCGCCATCATCGTGCCGATCTCTCGCCGGCGTTCGTAAACCGAACTGAGCATAGTGTTGAAGATGATGGCCGCCCCGATCAGCAGCGGCACGATGACTGAGCTGAAGCCTTGGAGCGTGGTCAACTCGGCCATGGCGCACAAAACTACTTTCCCATCTGCGTTGGCATACACCGGCTGACGAAAGCTGACGGCCACATCATCGGCCAGAGCCATTGTGTCCCGCGGGTCGTGAGGCACGATCACGACCGACCGCAGGCTGCCACCAAGCTCGACCGCCCGGTCGGCCCGGATGATCGCGAATTGATCCGGCGAGATCCCGTGGTACGGTTCGGACCGCGCTGAGCCGGTCAGGTCGGCCGTTGAGTCAGCGCTGTCGATGAGATCCAGCTTTGACTGAAGCAGCGTCGGATCAGGGTCCCACTGGAGGTAGCGAGAGTAGTCCAGCGGCGCGTATGCCCGGCCGTTGAGACCGGTCAGCGAGAGCATCCCGCGATCGTCCATGATGCCGGCAACGGTGAAAGGCGAGCCGAGCATCTCGACGCGGTCACCTTGCTTCGCAGCAATCCTCTCGGCCACGCTGCTGCTGATCAGTATCGCGTCCCGTGATGCGGCAAACGTGGCCATGCCGTCGTCTCCCGCGAGGCGATCCATACCCAGCAAGCGGGCCTCCCGCGGATCGATGCACGAGACCGCCGGCAGCAGCGCGTGCCGCCCGCCCGGCCCGTCGAGCCTCAGCGTCCGAGTGGCCTGTGTTGTTAGGCTGTTGTAGGTAATCCACCAGTGACCGAGCACCTCTGCCCGCTCGCGATAAGCCGTGCCCAGATAGTCCAGCGTCCACACGGGCATGGGGTTGCAGCTCATTCGCTGAATCATGATCGCGCTGCGCTCCTCCTGGCCGCCGTCCAGACGCGTCAGCTCGTACCGCAGCGGATGAAGCCTCATGCCGCTGCCGGTGAAACTCATCATCAGAAAAGACAGCAGCACCAGCGTCACGAGGGTCAAAGCAGTGCGCATCTTCCGGCGGCGCATGTTCGCGATCCCCAGCAGCATCGCCCGGTTCAAGACCGCAAAACGCCGGAAATCGCCCGCCGACGCGCCACCCGCCCCGCTCTCAGCAAGAGAGTGCCCGCGACGCAGATGGCGAAGTTCCGTGTGAAACCGCCCCAGCACGATGGCAATGACCAGAACGGACAGGAAGAGAATCACGAAGGCCAGCAGAATCGTCACCGGCGTCAGGCTGATGCGAAAAGCCGGGTGAAACAGGGTGATCAGGATGACCATGACAGCAAGAATCCCCGTGAAGCCGCCGATCTGGCGGTAAATGCCTGCCGCGGCGACGAGCAGCCGCTCCAGGAAATACGAGAACGGCACTAGGCAGACAAGAATGAGCAGAACCGCGTGAATGGCATCGTCCGTCGCCGACCGGGTAAGTTGATAGACGCGTGCCTGCCCGGCCAGTGCACGAATCGTCTCCCGCGCCGCTGCCGCCCCATCGCCCGACGCTAAGGCCGCCTCGGCCGCGGCCAGTTTCTTGCGGCTTTCGGCATGCAGCTCGCGCAAATAAGGATCGATGACCCCCGTGCCCTCCAGCCGGGCCATACGTTCAGTATTGAGCAGGGCAAAGTCACGCGCCGACGTCAGCCCGATCGCCTCCGTCTGCCGCCATTCAAGCGGAAAACCACGACCCTCAGGCTCGTCCGGGTCGGCGTTGAGCACCAGCATGCGCCGCGTCGCATCCCCGCGAGCAAACACCAACTGCCAGCGATCAACATCGGTCGGCAGGAAGACCGAGAAGGCCCCTTCGTCGAATGCAAAGTTCCAGGCCCGCGGCTCACTGCCTCGCGGCACCTCGACCGGCAGAACCTTGTCCAGATCCTCGAGATATCGGGCATCGTGCAATCCGAACAAGCCGATCTGCGCACACTCGAACATCTCGCCGCGAAGGTTGATCCGATCCGCCATACGCGCATGCCCCGATGCCGGCGTTTCCCATGTACCGAGGCGGGTCATCGCCATGTTTACCCGGCCCAAGGCATCAAAACGGTAGACCTCCGACCGCAGCGGAGCCCATCGCACTTTTTCAGGAAAGATGTCGTCGAGGTCAAACCGCCCCTCCCCGTCCGTCATGACCACAATGGCATCCCGAACGCCGATACCCCGCGTACCAAATGATTTGGCCCCCAGATACGATTTGGCGTAAAGCACCGCGTCGGGTATCCCCAAATCGAGTCGGCCCTCGCCCGGCGCGGGCATCGCCGCGATCCCAGCCCAACGACAGAACCAACGGCTCAGCGGGCTTCGGGACAACGGCATCGGCCGACGCAACATCTCGTCAATCAGCGCTCCGCACATCGCAATCTGCGGGGCAAGTCGGTCCAGATCCGTTCGCTCCTGCGTGTCCATCGGCGTATCAACGCGCAGCCGCATGTCCTGCGTGGTTGCCATCATCATGCCGAGGCAGCCGGCGCTCACCGCAGCGTCGATCCCGTTGGCCACCGGTGCCGGCAGGTCGCTCTGCCAGTGACGGCGCCCTTCGGCGGCATCATCCAGATACGTCCGCCGAACCTCGGCCGGCAAATCGATTCGTTCGGCGGCATGACGCAACCACTCCCCATAGCCGACAAGGCGATTCTGAACGAGCTGCTCGCACAAATGGCTCTGGGCAAAGGGCGCAAACTGCCGCCCATGTGAGCTCAGCTCCAGGCTGATGAATAGAATCGGCCGCGACGCACTGCCGGCTCCCAGGCCGACGGTCCGCAAGATGTCCATGTCGACGCGCCGCCGCTCCAGACGCCCCTTTCGATCGGCGATCATCCGATCCAGCCGCCGCTGAACATCGGGCAGCAAATCGCCAAGCAGATTCGCGTCCATCTCGTCCGGTCTGTCTTGATGGAGCTGACGCTGAAGAGCCAGCATCCGAATGCGACGCTGATCGATCGACGCCAAGGCCGCCTCATCCTCGCCGCCCTTCCGCTGCCGCCTCGCCTGCGCCTGCAACTGAAGAATCTGGTACTTGACCTGCCAGATCACGTGCTCGTTGCGAAAACGCCGGTTCGACCAGCCCGCCACCGCCCCAAGCACGTCTGACCCCGCCAGCTTCTGCCGGTATTCGCGCAACCAGCCAAGCTCCTGCTCCTCCGCAGCCAGCGAGCCCCCCAACGCAGCCTGTGCGTCGGTGAGCGACTTCATCAGTTGACGCGAGGCGGCCAGTTCGAACGTGTCCCCACAGGTGAAAACAGCCAACACGCCGTAGGCCGGCGGGCGAGCAGCCAGCCCACGCACCAGTTGCAGCAGAACCGCAGGATTGATGGCCTGCTCGGCACCAAAAGCCAGATCGGGAACCGCACATGCCGCATCATATCGACTATGTAAGACGGCAACCGCCTGGCCATCGCCCCGCTCGGCGGCCGGAATGTACCCAATCAGGTTATCCACCGTCCGTCGTTGCCACCTCACCAGCGACCGAACGGTCAGCTTGAGGCTCCCGTCCCGACGCAAGCGATCGCTCAGAGCCGCGTCATTCACGTAGAACCGCGGAAACGGCACGGACGCATACATATACTTGCCGTTGGCTTGCGTCCATGAGGTGTCTTGCGGGCGAAGAAACAAAACAGCCAGGGCCCCATGCATGGCCGCGTATTGCCAGCGATCACCCGTATTAAACTCCATCACCGCAATACGACCGGAAAGACGATCCACCGGCAGCGCTTCCAACTCGCCTTCTCCGATGTACACCGCCTCGCTGGTGAAGCCCTCCGGCGGCGTGACACAGGGATTCGCCCCATTCGGCCAGAGCGGATCAATCGGCACCGGCGGCTCGTCATTGACTGCCAGATCGGCGTGGTCGGTCACGGGCACCACGAGTTCCACCGGCCGACGCCAGATGCGAGAGACGCCGGCTGCCTTCATCTCTGACTCGATGTACGCAGCAGTCTGCTCGCAGCCCGGCTGGCCGGCGAAACGCGAGCCGAACGAGCAGATCCGGCCATGGTCCTCCTCGAATCGCTCGCGAATGATGCTTACCGCCTCGGCACCGCTCGGCCGGCGGCCCTCTTCTGCCGCCGGCCAGAAGGCGCCGACGACAACGACAAGCCCCGCAACTGGCAACCGGCTGATCATGGAACATGCCATCCACAATTGATGATCGGGTAGTATATCACGACACACACCAACCAACGAAGCCGGCCCGCTCGGCCGGCCGTCGATGGACATTCACCGTTTGCCGGAGTATGATGCAACTGTTTTCGGTGCTCCACCGGTCGCATCGATTGCGGGCAACCTCGTCAGTCGTCGTAATCGAACCGATGGACCGGTCTTCACCAAGGAGCCGGAATATGAGCCACCCCTCGGCAATGGTCGCAATGTTCATGTTTGACCCTGTTCTGCGTGGGACTGAGCGTTGTGGAACCGTGGCCTCGGGGGATATCGACGCGCCCATCACAGTCCGTCAATTGAGAGACTGAGGCCCGGTACGAAAAGCCGCCTGCCCCGGGCGGCGATCACTTTTTGAGGAGACAACGTCATGAAAAAGAAAATCAGAAAAATCATCCTGGTCGTGGTCGTCGTCTTGGTGGTGCTGGTGGTCGCTGTGGTGCTCGGAATCGATCGCATCGCCAAGACCGGCACCGAAGTGGGCGCCACCTACGCCCTCGGCGTCCCCACCACGCTCGACAGCGCGGACATCGGCATCCTTCAGGGGCGAACCGAGTTACAGCAGCTACAAGTGAACAATCCCGAGGGTTTCGACAGCCCCCACTTCCTCAAGCTCAACCGCGGGGCCCTCACTGTGTCACTCGGGTCTCTGACCAGCGACCTCGTCGAGGTGCCCGAGTTCACGCTGGAAGGAATCGAGGTCAATCTGGAAAAGAAAGGCGCTCAGAGCAACTACCAGGTGATTCTCGATAACCTCAAGAAGTTTGAGTCCCAGGGGGAGAGCGAACCCGCAAAGAAGGAAACCAAGGAGGGCAAGCGGTTCGTTATCCGTGAGACCCTCATCAAGGATGTGAAAGTCCGCGTCAAGGCCGCGCCCCTGGGTGCCACCCTGATCGATGTCACCGTGCCCATCGACGAGATCCGCCTGCGCGATGTGGGCAGCGATTCGAACAAGGGCGTCCTCGTCTCCGAACTCACCGGCACCATCCTGAAGGCCATCATCCTCGCGACCGCCGAGAAAGGCGGCAATCTGATTCCCAAGGACGTGCTTGGCGATCTCGACGGCGCGCTCAAGAGCCTGGCTTCCCTCAAGGACGTCGGTGCCTCCCTCTCGGTCGGCGTGGGCGAAGCCGCCAAGGAGATCGGCGCAGGGGTCCAGCAGGCAACTCAGCAGCTCCAGGAAGGCACCAGGAAAGCGGCCGAGGAGGCGCAAAAGGCGTCTGAACAACTCCAGGAAGGCGCTAAGAAAGCCGCCGATGATGTGGCCGGCAAGATAGGCGACCTCCTCAAGAAACCCGAGGACAAGAAGCCCGAGTAACCGGCCATGGCTGGACGACCCCAGGACCGGCCTGCAGCATCTCCCACCCTGGGGCAAGGGGGGAAGCATTCTGGAAAGCTCTCGCAGCCCCCAGCGCAAGCGGCGAGTCCCCCAGGTCGGCAGAGGGCAGGCCAGGGCGCAAAGAGACCAAGGCGGAGCACCTTTTTGCGGGCCGCAACCCAAGCGTACCGCGATCCAGAAAGATGCGCGCAAGCCGCACACATATCCGGCCGTAAGGTTCTAACCTCGGCAAGCGTATCAGGGATTCTGGGGCCGGCGGTACGTGAGACATGCCGACGAGGGCCTCGGCGCCGCTGAGGAATCTGCTGAGGGAATCGCTCGACGCAACTCATCATGGTGTCTTGACCGTCGCTGCGGCAAGAATGCGCTACCCTGATTTCATGTTGTTCGGACGTCTGAATGAGCCGCTCTGACGCAATCGCCATGTGGTCAGGGCCGCGCCTGGGCAACTTGGGGGAATCGGCCAAGGACCATTCGCTCTCGCATGAGGTTCCGAACGAGCCGCCTGAACGGTCCGGGTTCCGCGATATGTGGCCCGATGGCCGGGGACTTGAATCTCTCGCCCAATCGGCTCAAATACCTGCCTTACACGCTTCCGAGCAGTAAGGAGGTCAGACGTGTCGAGGCGTATTGTGGCGATCAGTGTTTTGTTGGCTTTGACAGCGAGTGCATGCAACATGAGTAGCGTGAAGACGATTGATCTGCGAACCGAATACCTCAGCGATCCGATGGCCATCGACGACCCGCAGCCGCGTTTGAGCTGGGTGCTGGATGCCGACGCACGTGGCGTCCGGCAGACCGCTTATCATGTGCTGGTCGCCTCAAGCGAGGCGTTGCTCGCCGAGGACAAGGGGGATCTCTGGGACAGCGGCAGAGTAGAGTCGGACCAGATGGCCCAGATTGCCTATGCCGGCAAGCCGCTGGCCGCCGAGCAGGACGTTTTCTGGAAGGTCCGAGTGTGGACTCAGGACAACCAACCAACCGCGTGGAGCCGCATCGCCCGCTGGCGAATGGGCCTGCTGACACCGGCGGACTGGAAGGCCAAGTGGATCAGCCTGCCCGGTCCGGCACCGGTCGCCAAGGGCCTGCCCGCCCGTCCGTCGCCGATGTTCCGCAAGGAATTCCGGATCGGCAAGCCGGTCCGGCGCGCCGTGGTAACGGCGACCTCGTTGGGTATGTACGAGCTTCGCATCAACGGCCGGCGGGTAGGGGACAGCCTGCTCACGCCCGAATGGACCGACTACCGCAAACGCGTCGAGTACCAGACCTACGACGTAACCGATCTTGTGAAGACGGGAGCCAACGCGGTCGGGGCCACGCTCGGCGACGGCTGGTACGCCGGTCGACTCGGCATATCGCATATCGTCAAGGAAGGACCGCTTCGGGGTCACTACGGCACGAAGCTGGCTTTGCTGATGCAGATGCGCGTTTACTATGCCGACGGTTCCTCGGATTTGATCATCACCGACGGCACGTGGAAGGTCACTGATGACGGCCCGATCTGCAAGGCGTGCATCCTCGACGGCGAGGTCTACGACTCGCGCAAGGAACTCAAGGGGTGGGACGCGCCCGGTTACGACGATTCGGCGTGGAAGCCGGCGGAATTGACGGGTGAGGTCAAAGCCAGGCTCGTTGCCCAGCCGAACGAACCGATCAGAGTGACCGAAGAGCTCCGACCGGTTGCCATGACCGAACCTCAGCCGGGCGTTTACGTCGTCGATTTCGGACAGATTCTGTCAGGCTGGTGCCGCATCACGGTCGGCGCCCCGGCCGGAACGACCGTGACACTGCGTCACGCCGAAGTCCTTGACTCCCACGGCATGATCTACCGCGATAACCTGCGGATGAAGCCTCTGGGTGGCGAGTTGGGCGCCCGCCAGGAGGACCAGTTCATTCTCGACGGCAGCGGGTCGCAGACCTTCGAGCCGCATTTCACCTACCACGGCTTCCGCTACGTCGAGGTGACGGGCCTGCCCGCACGGCCGGCGAAGGACTTCATCCTGGCCAGGGCGTTCCACTCCGCACCGCCGACCACCGGCACCTTTGAGTGCTCCAGCCCATTGCTGAACAAGCTGATGAAGAACATCGTCTGGACGCATCGCGACAACATGCACAGCGTTCCGACCGACTGCCCGCAGCGCGACGAGCGGATGGGTTGGATGGGCGACATGCTCGTTTTTGCCCAGCCCGCCTGCTTCAACATGGACATGGCCGCGTTCTTCACCAAGTGGGTCGTCGACATCCGCGACGATCAGGCCGACGACGGCCGTTTCCCCGATTTCGCCCCGCATCCGTATGACCCCAACGCGCGATTTTCCGGCGTGCCCGCCTGGGGCGACGCCGGCGTGATCGTGCCGTGGAGAATGTACGTCAACTACGGTGACACACGGGTGCTGGCAGAGCAGTTCGACGCCTGTCATCGCTGGGTGGACTGGATCCTCAGCAAGAACCCCGATCTGCTTTGGACGCACGATCGCAACAATGACTACGGCGACTGGCTGAACGGCGACACGCTTCAGCTCGAGGGTTTTCCCAAGGGCGAGGCCGAAATTCCCAAGGAAGTCTTCGCGACGGCCTTCTTCCAGCACAGCACCGAACTGACCGCGAAAATGGCCCGCGTGCTTGGCCGCCAAGCGGAGGCCGAAAAATACGGCAAGCTGGCTGCCGACATACGCCAGGCGTTCATCAAGGCCTATGTGAGCGACGACGGCCGGGTCAAGGGCAATACCCAGTCGGCCTACGCGATCGCGCTCGATTTCGATCTTGTCCCCGAGGACAAACGTGAAGCCGCCGCCCGACACATGGTCGAGCGCATCGCCGCGTACAAGAACCACATCTCGACAGGCTTCCATACCACGGTCATGCTGATGAACCAGCTCAGCGCTGCCGGCCGAAGCGACGTGGCCTATATGCTGATCAACAACCGGACGATCCCTTCGTGGGGTTACACCATCGATCAGGGAGCTACGACCATCTGGGAACGCTGGGACGGATACGTGAAAGGCCGCGGGTTCCAGGATCCGTCGATGAACTCTTTCTGCCATTACGCGATCGGGTCGGTCGGCGAATGGATGTACCGCTCGATTCTAGGCATTAATCCGGATGAGCAGTGCCCGGGTTATCGCCACTTCATCCTCAAACCGCAGATTGGCGGCGGCCTGACATGGGCAAAGGGCGGCTACGATTCGATCAGCGGCCGCATCGTCAGCCAATGGAAGGTCAATGGCGACGCGTTCTCATGGGAGATCGTCGTTCCCGCCAATACGACAGCCACGGTGTACGTGCCGACTGCCGACCCATCGACGGTGACCGAATCCGGCAAGCCGGCTTTGCTGGCCGACGGCGTCAGCCCGGACGGTAAGGCGGCCGGAGCGGCGGTGTACAAGGTTGTCTCCGGGACTTACCGCTTCGCCTCGAAACTGAAATGAGGCCTGCCCATTCGCAATCCCAAGTGGTGATCAGGATGTGTTCAAGGGTTCCAGGCCAAACCGCCGATGCATCCCAGAGGGTGCGCCCGTATAATGGCCCTGTTATTCCAGGGTCCGCGGCCCGCGCAGACGCATTCCTGACTGCGGTTTGAGTGGAGTTCTTCCATGAGAAATTTGATGCTTTCCCGCTTGCGGTTTCGGTGGTTGATCTACGGCGCCCTTGCCGCGCTACTGGCCGGTTCGCTGGCCTGTGAGGGCAATCTTCAGCTTCTTGCGATGCTCTTCAATACTTCCAGCCTCGGAGGCACCACCCCGGGGCGTCGAGCCAATCTGCTGGTGAAGTTCGTCAACCAGACGGCTTATCGGCCGGTTTTCACTTTCGGCACCTATGATCCTCTGAACGACAGACCCGCCAACGACCCCTACTTTCCCCCGAAGTTCAGGCAGTTCGTGATCGACACGAGCGGTGGCGGAACCCGCCTTGAGCCTTACAGTGAGAGCGGTGTGATCACCTTTAGCGGAAGCGGCTTGGGCGACCCCGGCGGATGCGGCAGGGCCATCAGTCTGGGGACCGAAGACTTCATACGGCGCATCGAAGATGACGAAACCCTGCTGGCTAATGCCCGTCCCGAAGCGCTGCGGCCGTTGTGCGTGAACGACGAGCCCAAGGCCGGTATCGCGTTTTTCCGTGAGGCCAGCGCGGGGCCAAGTGAAGACCCTTGTGAGACCAAGGGTGAGATCGCCGCCACCGCCGAGCCCATGAGGATCTTGCAGGGCGATCCCTTGAGGAATATTACCAATGACGTCCGTTACCCCTGTGACGGCGAGAGCATTGTGGTGATCACGTTTGTCGAAGAATCCGCCGGCGTGATCCGCATCGACGTCAGTGTCGAACCACCCGCTGAGGACGAGTAGCAGCAAGACGATTGCCCGCATGGCCGCGTTCAGGAGGCCTGTGAGTCGTTCGGCGAGGGCGCTGAGGGTGCCAGCGGCATGCCGATGATCCTCGCTTCAAAGACCATTTTACCGTCTACGAATCCTTGAGCATCGCAGATCGTCCGGCGCGGGCGCACCTCAACGATCTTCTCGACGATGTACATCGTCGCCGGGGGGGTGACCGCCATTCTGAACTTGACATCCTCGAGACCCCCGAACGCCAGGAACTTCGTGGAAGGTTGGACTTCCTGCGAAAGATAAGAGGCCATCTGAGCGGCCGTCTCAAGCATCAGGATCCCGGGCATAATGGGTTGTCCGGGAATGTGACCTCGCACCCAGAACTCGTCGCTCCTGACACGGCGCAGTCCCACCGCCAGACCGGCTTCGCGGTCGATTCGCAGAATGGCGTCGAGCTGCATGAATTCGAAGCGATGCGGAAGGCGCTCGTAGATTGCCTTCCGGTCGGCAACGACCTCGTTCGGGTTGATGCTGCTCAAATCGGTAAAGGGCGTGGCGGCCATACCCAACCTCACAAGACGCACAAACAAAAAGGAGACCTACCCGCCCCTTGCCGCTGCTGAGCGGAGCGTCCTGCCGTGACCAGGACGTTGCCTTCCAGAATGCCCGTCGGACAGCTCTCGGGTCTGATCGCAGGATGTCCACAAGGGCCTGGGTTTAGACCTCGCGTCTCGCGGGAGGCGGACAAGGACCGTTTATCCCGCGTCGCAGGCGGGGCACTGAAGCAGTATTCCGAGCCGCAATCACGGGGCTGCTAGTCGCCCGCGGACCGTGCCTCCAGGACCTTCTTCCGGAGTTCCTGGGCGGCCGACTTGACATCCTGCATGATCTTTCGGACGCGGGTTCCGGCGGCCTTGTTGCCCCCTTGGGCCTTGGCTACGTCATCAGCGGCTGACTCAACCAGGCGTTTCAGCTTCTCGTAATCTTCAAGCACAGCTTTTCTCCGGTAACAACCTGTCCGCCCGTCCCGGTCTACCCCGTTCAATATCATCGGCCAGAGGGGGACGGCGATCCGAACCTCCGACCGCAGAGTCGGGAGTCTAGCAGACAGGCATCCTCATGCAAGGTCAGAATGGGGCCTGAATCCAAAAAAAATGGCTTCCGGGCCAGAAAAACGAGGTTCACCGTGGGCTGGATGGCCCGCGGGATGTCAGCATTATCCTGTGGCGATAATCCGTCACGCATTCTGC is a window from the Phycisphaerae bacterium genome containing:
- a CDS encoding ABC transporter permease, yielding MISRLPVAGLVVVVGAFWPAAEEGRRPSGAEAVSIIRERFEEDHGRICSFGSRFAGQPGCEQTAAYIESEMKAAGVSRIWRRPVELVVPVTDHADLAVNDEPPVPIDPLWPNGANPCVTPPEGFTSEAVYIGEGELEALPVDRLSGRIAVMEFNTGDRWQYAAMHGALAVLFLRPQDTSWTQANGKYMYASVPFPRFYVNDAALSDRLRRDGSLKLTVRSLVRWQRRTVDNLIGYIPAAERGDGQAVAVLHSRYDAACAVPDLAFGAEQAINPAVLLQLVRGLAARPPAYGVLAVFTCGDTFELAASRQLMKSLTDAQAALGGSLAAEEQELGWLREYRQKLAGSDVLGAVAGWSNRRFRNEHVIWQVKYQILQLQAQARRQRKGGEDEAALASIDQRRIRMLALQRQLHQDRPDEMDANLLGDLLPDVQRRLDRMIADRKGRLERRRVDMDILRTVGLGAGSASRPILFISLELSSHGRQFAPFAQSHLCEQLVQNRLVGYGEWLRHAAERIDLPAEVRRTYLDDAAEGRRHWQSDLPAPVANGIDAAVSAGCLGMMMATTQDMRLRVDTPMDTQERTDLDRLAPQIAMCGALIDEMLRRPMPLSRSPLSRWFCRWAGIAAMPAPGEGRLDLGIPDAVLYAKSYLGAKSFGTRGIGVRDAIVVMTDGEGRFDLDDIFPEKVRWAPLRSEVYRFDALGRVNMAMTRLGTWETPASGHARMADRINLRGEMFECAQIGLFGLHDARYLEDLDKVLPVEVPRGSEPRAWNFAFDEGAFSVFLPTDVDRWQLVFARGDATRRMLVLNADPDEPEGRGFPLEWRQTEAIGLTSARDFALLNTERMARLEGTGVIDPYLRELHAESRKKLAAAEAALASGDGAAAARETIRALAGQARVYQLTRSATDDAIHAVLLILVCLVPFSYFLERLLVAAAGIYRQIGGFTGILAVMVILITLFHPAFRISLTPVTILLAFVILFLSVLVIAIVLGRFHTELRHLRRGHSLAESGAGGASAGDFRRFAVLNRAMLLGIANMRRRKMRTALTLVTLVLLSFLMMSFTGSGMRLHPLRYELTRLDGGQEERSAIMIQRMSCNPMPVWTLDYLGTAYRERAEVLGHWWITYNSLTTQATRTLRLDGPGGRHALLPAVSCIDPREARLLGMDRLAGDDGMATFAASRDAILISSSVAERIAAKQGDRVEMLGSPFTVAGIMDDRGMLSLTGLNGRAYAPLDYSRYLQWDPDPTLLQSKLDLIDSADSTADLTGSARSEPYHGISPDQFAIIRADRAVELGGSLRSVVIVPHDPRDTMALADDVAVSFRQPVYANADGKVVLCAMAELTTLQGFSSVIVPLLIGAAIIFNTMLSSVYERRREIGTMMAVGLAPLHVGALFVAEAAAYGTIGVVGGFVLGQGLGTVAARFDLIPGINLNFSSAAAVWTQVAMMAVVLLSSLWPACKAARIAAPGSESTWKLPVPHGDEMAVLLPFTFHGRDAAPLLVYLREWLASHTESSLGRFTCGAIELFADAGTGGRGLVAQIWLAPFDLGIMQTVELEIRPGSDPSIHEVRISLRREAGPHSSWVRGNRRFLTELRKRFLLWRSLSPAETERYRGEIAIGA
- a CDS encoding glycoside hydrolase family 78 protein, whose product is MSSVKTIDLRTEYLSDPMAIDDPQPRLSWVLDADARGVRQTAYHVLVASSEALLAEDKGDLWDSGRVESDQMAQIAYAGKPLAAEQDVFWKVRVWTQDNQPTAWSRIARWRMGLLTPADWKAKWISLPGPAPVAKGLPARPSPMFRKEFRIGKPVRRAVVTATSLGMYELRINGRRVGDSLLTPEWTDYRKRVEYQTYDVTDLVKTGANAVGATLGDGWYAGRLGISHIVKEGPLRGHYGTKLALLMQMRVYYADGSSDLIITDGTWKVTDDGPICKACILDGEVYDSRKELKGWDAPGYDDSAWKPAELTGEVKARLVAQPNEPIRVTEELRPVAMTEPQPGVYVVDFGQILSGWCRITVGAPAGTTVTLRHAEVLDSHGMIYRDNLRMKPLGGELGARQEDQFILDGSGSQTFEPHFTYHGFRYVEVTGLPARPAKDFILARAFHSAPPTTGTFECSSPLLNKLMKNIVWTHRDNMHSVPTDCPQRDERMGWMGDMLVFAQPACFNMDMAAFFTKWVVDIRDDQADDGRFPDFAPHPYDPNARFSGVPAWGDAGVIVPWRMYVNYGDTRVLAEQFDACHRWVDWILSKNPDLLWTHDRNNDYGDWLNGDTLQLEGFPKGEAEIPKEVFATAFFQHSTELTAKMARVLGRQAEAEKYGKLAADIRQAFIKAYVSDDGRVKGNTQSAYAIALDFDLVPEDKREAAARHMVERIAAYKNHISTGFHTTVMLMNQLSAAGRSDVAYMLINNRTIPSWGYTIDQGATTIWERWDGYVKGRGFQDPSMNSFCHYAIGSVGEWMYRSILGINPDEQCPGYRHFILKPQIGGGLTWAKGGYDSISGRIVSQWKVNGDAFSWEIVVPANTTATVYVPTADPSTVTESGKPALLADGVSPDGKAAGAAVYKVVSGTYRFASKLK
- a CDS encoding 3-hydroxyacyl-ACP dehydratase FabZ family protein; translation: MAATPFTDLSSINPNEVVADRKAIYERLPHRFEFMQLDAILRIDREAGLAVGLRRVRSDEFWVRGHIPGQPIMPGILMLETAAQMASYLSQEVQPSTKFLAFGGLEDVKFRMAVTPPATMYIVEKIVEVRPRRTICDAQGFVDGKMVFEARIIGMPLAPSAPSPNDSQAS
- a CDS encoding histone H1; protein product: MLEDYEKLKRLVESAADDVAKAQGGNKAAGTRVRKIMQDVKSAAQELRKKVLEARSAGD